In candidate division KSB1 bacterium, the sequence CCGGAGTTTGTCCCAAAGATGCTGCCGAATTCTTTCGCAACATCGCCTCATAGCCGGCCTCGCGAATTCAACCAACAAGTGCAACAGTTATTCATGATATTCTTGACTTCATTAGTCTTGGGACTAATGAAGTTAAGGAAAAAAAGAAAGCCGAGGCTTTTGAAAAAGAGATTTGAGCAACTGACCTGCGGTCAGAGAGTGGAAATTTACGCGCGTCTCCAAACCGGCAGGATTTATTTGGAAATTGCCGAGCCGATCGGCGTCAACAAATCCACGGTCGGCCGCGAGATCAAAAGAAACCGCGGGCGGAAGGGGTACCGTTTCAGGCAGGCGCATGAGAAAGCCCTGTCAAGACGCCGCGGCGCCGGAAAAAAGATTCGTTTCACCGCCGAGATCAAAGCAGAGATGATCGAGCGGCTAAAGAATGATTGGAGCCCCGAACAGATCAGCGGTCGTTTAAAGGCCGAGGGCAGGCCGTCCGTCAGCTGCGAAACTATTTACCGCCTCATTCCCGACGATCCAAGACAAGGCTGCGAAAGGAACCGGCATCTCAGGCTCGGTCGGAAAAAACGCTGCAAACGCAAAGGCCGTCGCGGCCAAATCCCGAGCTATGTCATCATTGACGGTCGGCCGGCCGTTGTTGATGAAAGGACGCACGCCGGCAATGGGGGAAACGGCATAATGATCGGCAAAAACCATCGGGGGGAGCTTTTACGGTTGTTGAACGAAAAACCGTGTTCACGCTCATCTGTCGGATCCTTCGGCGGGAAGGCGTCCTGCTTTCCCTATACGGCGGAAAAGTGCTTACGATTGCAGCAGACAACGGCAAAGAGCACTCGGAACATCAGGAAATCGCGGGGCTGCCCGGTGCAAATTTCTTCTTCGCCCATCCTGGAAGCTGGTGGATACGCGGTTTTGACGAAAACACTGACAGCCTGATCCGGCAGTACCTGCCGGAGAAAACCGGTTTTGAACAAAGAACTGAACAGAATCATTCAGAACTAACTCGACAATCGTCCGCGTAAATGTCTTGTTTATAAAACTCCGGCAGAACTCTTAATTCATCCGTTGCACCTGGAACTTGAATCCGCCACTTTTAAACAGGTACATTGCGGAACAACATCATGGAAATTTTTCTGTGTTTTGAAAAGAAAAACTTCTATTTTCATTTGATAAAAACCCTGTCTTTCTAGGGATAGTTGTTGACGCCTGGTTAAATATTGGCGCGGTTATCGATCTCATGTGTGAAAGCAACTTTACCGGAGAGGATAAAATGGCCAAGGTGCGGAAAAAAGGTTATGGGGTACTGCTGTCCTTGACGATTCTGTCTACGCTTGCCGGATTATCGACGCTGCTGCCTCAGGCGTCGGCGAGCAAACCGTGTCTGCTCGGCTATTCAGCACATTGTACCTTTACACCGATCAGCACGCTGATCTGTTTTGCTCTCGCCGCTGTAACCTGCACGCTGCGCAAAAAGCACTTTGCCCTGTTACAGTAGCCGGAAACCGGCAGCTCTTCAACAGTAAGGGCAAAAGATCCGAGCCTGAGGCGTCGCAAGATTTTTCGGCTGCGGCTGTCGGTGGGCCGATGAGTTGAGGGAAAGCATCGTATTCGAAGGCGTGACGACAGGGTTGCGGAGTTGGTATAAGCCGGAATGCAGCCGTTGTCCCAATGCCGATCGATCCATCGATCAGCGGCAGCAAAATTGGACTCGATATCCTTTCAGAGTCGCCGAATTCAAAGTGAAAGAGATGCCTGCAATTACGGTATCGCAGTGGCTGCACCATTTGCGAGTGCGAAAAACTTTACGACAGGCTGGAAAGGTATTGCGGATTGAAGCTGAAAAAGAGGTTGAGGGGTCGTTGCGTCGGCCATAATGGGCTGTTAGTTTGCTTCTGCAGGCCGGTTCACGGAAATCTTTCTGTTCTGCCTGCAGTAGCCGAGGTAAAGGGATTGAGTTAATAAAAGTTCGAAAAACAGCAGGGAAGGGTCAAGATGAACCGAAGGCAATTTGCAAAAGGAATGATGGCGCTGACCGCAGCCGTCAGAAGCCTGCGCGGCGCTGAGAAGTCGGCGATGGAGGATGGCGGGACCTGGGTCGAACCGCCGAAGCGGTTGCCGGTGCGCACCTACGACGTGGTCGTAGCCGGCGGCGGGACGGCCGGAGTCTTTGCCGCCTTGGCTGCAGCCCGCCAAGGGGCCAAGACCTTGCTGATCGAAAACAAAGGGTACTGCGGCGGCACCGCGGTGGAAGGCGGCACGGCGCTGCACAGCTTTTACAATCTCTACACCGCCTTCGAAGGCTGTCCCAAGCGGCAGGTCGTTCGCGGCATACCGGCAGAGTTTATCGAGCGGTTGACGGCCATGGGCGGCTGTTCCGGCTATCCGGAAATGGAAACCGGTCGTGACTATGATGCCGTCTGCACGGCCGTAGATACCGAACTATACAAGCTCTTGGCCTTTCTCATGTTGAAAGAGGCGGGCGTGCATATAGCCGTCAACACCTTGCTGGCGGGCGCCGTTGTCCGGAGCGGTTTTGTGCAGGCCGTGATTACCGAAAGCCGTTCGGGGCGGGAGGCGGTTACGGCGCATAGTTTTATTGACTGTACCGGTTACGGCGACCTCTGCGCCCATGCGGGCGCCGAATTCAGCGTTCCGAACGATTATGAGTGCTGCAACAGCTTTGCCTTGGCGAACGCCTCGCCGGAAGATTATTATCGATTCCTCGCTTCGCACAATTCCGTCGGCCAGGTGTGCCGCGGATTACGCAGCGGCGAGCCGAACAAGCTGGTGCGGGTGGGCGCCGAGCAACTGAATATTCCGGATTTTTCTGATAAGGCGCGGGAGCTGGGTTTGTCGTTGATTACCACCAGCGTGCGCGATCATTATCTAATGTTCGTCAAGCTGAATTACAAGATCCCCGGCAGCGTCGTCAATCGCGACGATATCGCCGAAGCGGAAATCGAGATCCGTCGGCGCATGCAGCTGGGAGCCGAACTGCTTCGCCAATATGTGCCCGGATTCGAAAAAGCTTTTATCGCCCGTACGAGTCCCTCGCTGTGCATTCGGCGGGGCCGCCTGATCGCCTGCGATTACGATTTGACGCACGAGGACGTCATCGACGGCCGCCATTTCGACGATGATGTGTTTGTCTACGGCTTTCACGACATGGCGCCCCGTTATCAGATCAAAGACGGCGGCACCTACGGGATACCTTACCGCGCGCTCTGCGTCAAAAACATCGAAAACCTCTATGCCGCCGGTATGATGATCACTTCGGATCGTCGGGCGCACATGTCCACCCGCAATACGGTAAGCTGCATGGGACAGGGTCAGGCGGTCGGCACGGCTGCGGCGCTCTGTGCGGCCGAACGCTGCGGCAGCCGCGAGCTGTCCTATCCGCGCCTGCGCGAAGCATTGCTCAAAGGAGGGGTCTATTTTGAAAATTGAACCTTTGGACTGCTGAAAGTCTCGGTTTCTATAAAATCGTCGAACTATTTTTGCCGGCGAATGAGTTACAGTTTCTCATTAACGATTAAAGGCAGATCGAATTGAGCAATCAGAAAAGGCGTTGTATGAGAAAATTGAGTTTATTGATGATTCTGCTGTTGGCCGCCTGCTACTCCAAACAAAGAAGCGGTCAAGTAGTGATTCTGCACACCAACGACATGCATTCCCAGTTTTTGCCGGCACCGGCGACGTGGGTGCAGGGTTCGCCCAAGCCGTTGGTCGGCGGCATGGAAGCGCTGGACTATTTTGTCCGCCGACAGCGTGAAGAGCACCCCAATTCAGTCCTGCTGCTCGATGCCGGTGATTTCACCACGGGAACACTCCTGAGCCGTATAGTTTACAACGGCGGCTATAACGGCGGTTTTATCGAGATGATGAATTTGGTCGGCTACCAGGCGGTGACGCTGGGTAATCATGAATTCGACGAGGGGCAGGAGAACCTTTTGCGCACTCTCGAGCTTTTGCAGGCCGATGTGCTGACCTCGAATTGGAAAATGCGCGGCAAGCGGCCGGGGATGTTGTACCGCATTTATCGCCTTGGGGGACTGCGCGTAGGAGTGATCGGGTTGTTGATGAGCGATTTGGCCTCGGTCACGGCGGAAAAACACCTTGACGGCGTGCGCATCGAGCCGCCGGCAACTGCGGCGCAGCGGCTGATCGATAGAATCGACGGCAAGACCGATCTGATTGTGCTGTTGACGCATCAAGGCATTGAAAACGATATTGAGCTGGCGCGCTCTGTCCGTCGCGCGGACGTCATTGTCGGCGGCCACAGTCATTCGCTGCTGCGCAAGCCGCTGCGGGAAAACGGCGTGCTGATCGTGCAGACCGGCAGCTCGCTGCGCGCTATGGGCAAGCTGACCCTCGACGTGGCCGGCGATTCGGTCTCCGGCTGGAACTATGAGCTCATCAACCTTTGGGCCGACAGCGTGCGCGGCGTCAATCCGCCGATGCGGGCGCTGGTGGAAAGGTTCTCCGATGAGATCAACGCGCAGTATGGGCAAGTGATCGGCCGCCTGGAAACCGACTGGCTCAGTTCCGGCGGCGGAGAAACAAACATCGGCAACTATATCTCAGATGTGATTCGATCCGCAACCCACACTGAGATAGCCTTTATGAATAGCGGCGGTATCCGCAAGAGCCTGCCTGCCGGACCGATTCGGCTGCTCGATATTTGGGAGATTCTGCCGTTTTCCAATTACCTCGTCACCTTCGAGCTGACCGGCGATCAGCTTCAACAGATCATTACAACGGATGTCAACGAAAACATTCAAAAGGGCGGCGGTCTGTTACAGATTTCCGGCATGAGTTATACATTTCAAAGAACTGCCGAGGGCACCGGTAAAGTGCTGGAATTGCGCATCGGCGGCGAAGCCGTTGATCCGAGCCGCACCTATCGTGCCGCTACGGTCGATTTTATTTTTGACAAGTGGCAACAGGATTATGTGTTTCAAAATGTCGAACGGACATCAATATTGATTGCCGAGGCCGTAATCGAACAGATCAAAAGAGAGCAGCAGATCCGTTCTCAGGTGGAAGGGAGAATTCGGCAGGTGAATTAAAGAGAGCGGCGGCAGCGTGGTTCCGCCGCTCGAAGGTTCCGCCTTTTAGGACGTTATGGCATCCACATATCTTCGGGTTTGAGGTCGCACTCGCGGATCATCTGCAGACAGTAGGCCAATCGGCCTAAATCGTCTTTGCCGCCGTTGTTGGTTCCGAAGGTAAATTTGACGCCTGCGGCCTTGGCTCTTTTAATGAACGTCGCGCTGGGGATACGGTAACGGTCGTTGATTTCCAACGCCACTTGATTCTCGACCAGCGCCTGAATCACGCGGTCCATGCGCTCGGGCGTCCATAATTGATCATACTGCGGCATCAGCGCATCGGGCAAATAAGTGGGATTGACATAAATGTCGATCGGCTCATTCGCAAGGATGCTCACGATGCGGTCGACGAGCTGATCCATAAAGTGTTGCGGGTCGTCGATAAAGGTCTCTTCGGGGATCCACAGCCGCATACGGCGGCCGCGGTCGTCGGTCCAGGTCATGGCGTCGGTAAAGACATAGTCGAACTCGGCGATCGATGATTCTGAGAACAGCTCAAGCCATTCGCGGCCTTCGGCCTGCATGGCCAGAAAGGTTGCCGACGGCTTTTTATACTCGGCCAAAAAGCGGGTCAGCTGCTCCTCGTTTTCGATGCCCATTTTTACGCCGCAATTGACGGCGAT encodes:
- a CDS encoding IS30 family transposase; this encodes MKKRFEQLTCGQRVEIYARLQTGRIYLEIAEPIGVNKSTVGREIKRNRGRKGYRFRQAHEKALSRRRGAGKKIRFTAEIKAEMIERLKNDWSPEQISGRLKAEGRPSVSCETIYRLIPDDPRQGCERNRHLRLGRKKRCKRKGRRGQIPSYVIIDGRPAVVDERTHAGNGGNGIMIGKNHRGELLRLLNEKPCSRSSVGSFGGKASCFPYTAEKCLRLQQTTAKSTRNIRKSRGCPVQISSSPILEAGGYAVLTKTLTA
- a CDS encoding FAD-dependent oxidoreductase, whose protein sequence is MNRRQFAKGMMALTAAVRSLRGAEKSAMEDGGTWVEPPKRLPVRTYDVVVAGGGTAGVFAALAAARQGAKTLLIENKGYCGGTAVEGGTALHSFYNLYTAFEGCPKRQVVRGIPAEFIERLTAMGGCSGYPEMETGRDYDAVCTAVDTELYKLLAFLMLKEAGVHIAVNTLLAGAVVRSGFVQAVITESRSGREAVTAHSFIDCTGYGDLCAHAGAEFSVPNDYECCNSFALANASPEDYYRFLASHNSVGQVCRGLRSGEPNKLVRVGAEQLNIPDFSDKARELGLSLITTSVRDHYLMFVKLNYKIPGSVVNRDDIAEAEIEIRRRMQLGAELLRQYVPGFEKAFIARTSPSLCIRRGRLIACDYDLTHEDVIDGRHFDDDVFVYGFHDMAPRYQIKDGGTYGIPYRALCVKNIENLYAAGMMITSDRRAHMSTRNTVSCMGQGQAVGTAAALCAAERCGSRELSYPRLREALLKGGVYFEN
- a CDS encoding bifunctional metallophosphatase/5'-nucleotidase, which gives rise to MRKLSLLMILLLAACYSKQRSGQVVILHTNDMHSQFLPAPATWVQGSPKPLVGGMEALDYFVRRQREEHPNSVLLLDAGDFTTGTLLSRIVYNGGYNGGFIEMMNLVGYQAVTLGNHEFDEGQENLLRTLELLQADVLTSNWKMRGKRPGMLYRIYRLGGLRVGVIGLLMSDLASVTAEKHLDGVRIEPPATAAQRLIDRIDGKTDLIVLLTHQGIENDIELARSVRRADVIVGGHSHSLLRKPLRENGVLIVQTGSSLRAMGKLTLDVAGDSVSGWNYELINLWADSVRGVNPPMRALVERFSDEINAQYGQVIGRLETDWLSSGGGETNIGNYISDVIRSATHTEIAFMNSGGIRKSLPAGPIRLLDIWEILPFSNYLVTFELTGDQLQQIITTDVNENIQKGGGLLQISGMSYTFQRTAEGTGKVLELRIGGEAVDPSRTYRAATVDFIFDKWQQDYVFQNVERTSILIAEAVIEQIKREQQIRSQVEGRIRQVN